Proteins found in one Bicyclus anynana chromosome 24, ilBicAnyn1.1, whole genome shotgun sequence genomic segment:
- the LOC128199454 gene encoding uncharacterized protein LOC128199454, with the protein MVVGTVFTVGAALWFFGVAAVIEPIDNHNGVMILKEATAHHQVDTYHLVIVYNISNLRDIYVEISRDYITFNLIQTNTSYYRHSLVLRKQIEYLIDKVESKLVYLGSKMISAGRTYLPRVKRGLINGLGSIVKAITGNMDQEDAIRLENEIQQIKRLALNKQHQTLGLMTDFMNEYKQGLENISNNQRKLSKAIQGLNKQNGALDNQLHINSICSQIEIALQQIFDRLLTLENALTFSHLGRLHPSVVDPSYLVSELIKIERDINKNNLRLPYSPTVENIHLLEKAIIVKAYSTNESLNFVLEIPLVTNYPYSLLHLYSIPNQQNIILIPKYPYLILGSNKFAYSHEPCSMITEENSICRHLEWKSLKNSQDCIAQLLQHENPTNCTYAAADFEDNMIKQIKDNSWIIIIKKEEVIKTTGGNDVQYQRNHGVVLITINNKCIVEIAGRSLQTHLKFVKIKESIPLPQTSTSMEINPPITLHLEDIPLDNLNELLRKTQIIQQNEETPTINIAPSWPTLCLYIIATLVVVAVILRWYLRRRRGLPATIENHQQLQLQEPLQQQQPSSSSCFKLKGGGVISA; encoded by the exons ATGGTCGTGGG AACCGTCTTCACCGTCGGTGCAGCCCTCTGGTTCTTCGGAGTCGCCGCTGTTATCGAACCAATAGATAACCACAATGGAGTGATGATTCTTAAGGAAGCAACCGCTCATCACCAAGTGGATACCTATCACTTagttatagtttataatataagcaacTTAAGAGATATATACGTAGAAATTAGTCGTGATTATATCACATTCAATTTAATTCAGACGAATACGTCATATTATAGACATAGTTTAGTTCTTAGGAAACAAATAGAATATTTAATCGATAAAGTCGAAAGTAAATTAGTTTATCTAGGATCTAAGATGATTAGTGCAGGTAGAACTTATTTGCCTAGAGTTAAGAGAGGTCTAATTAATGGATTAGGTTCAATAGTAAAAGCCATTACTGGAAATATGGATCAAGAAGATGCCATTAGATTAGAAAACGAAATTCAACAAATAAAGcggttagcattaaataaacaacaccAAACGTTAGGTTTAATGACAGATTTCATGAATGAATATAAACAGGGTTtggaaaatattagtaataatcaAAGGAAGTTATCTAAAGCAATACAAGGTTTAAACAAGCAAAATGGAGCTTTAGATAATCAATTGCACATAAATAGCATATGTAGTCAGATAGAGATAGCTTTGCAACAGATTTTTGATAGATTACTCACATTGGAAAACGCTTTAACGTTCTCTCATTTAGGACGATTGCATCCGAGCGTGGTTGATCCTAGTTATCTAGTatctgaattaattaaaatagaaagggatattaataaaaataacttacgaTTACCGTATTCACCAACAGTcgaaaacattcatttattagaaaaagCTATAATAGTTAAAGCTTACAGCACCAATGAGTCGCTGAACTTTGTTTTGGAAATACCGTTAGTAACTAACTATCCCTATAGTTTACTTCACTTATATTCCATTCCcaatcaacaaaatattatccTCATTCCAAAATATCCTTACCTTATTTTGGGAAGCAACAAGTTCGCGTATTCTCACGAACCGTGTTCGATGATCACCGAGGAAAACTCCATTTGCCGtcacttggaatggaaatcacTGAAAAACTCTCAAGATTGCATCGCTCAGCTACTTCAACATGAAAACCCAACTAATTGCACATACGCTGCCGCAGATTTTGAAGATAATATGATAAAGCAAATAAAGGATAATAGctggattattataataaaaaaggaagAAGTCATCAAGACAACCGGCGGGAATGATGTCCAGTATCAAAGGAACCATGGCGTTGTCcttataacaattaataataaatgcatCGTAGAAATAGCCGGCAGGAGTCTGCAAACTCACTTGAAATTTGTAAAGATCAAGGAAAGCATCCCCTTGCCACAAACGAGCACTTCAATGGAAATTAACCCACCGATAACATTACATCTGGAAGACATCCCTCTGGATAacttaaatgaattattaaggAAGACGCAGATCATTCAGCAAAATGAAGAAACACCAACAATTAATATCGCACCCAGCTGGCCTACcctttgtttatatattattgcgACCCTTGTCGTCGTAGCCGTCATCCTGAGGTGGTACCTTCGTCGTCGTCGAGGACTACCAGCAACGATAGAGAATCATCAGCAGTTGCAGTTGCAGGAACCTCTACAACAGCAGCAGCCTTCTTCTTCATCGTGCTTCAAGCTTAAGGGGGGAGGAGTTATATCAGCGTAA